taagcaTTAACGAATATTGTCAAACTAAAGCGATGGAATGGGAACATTGATTTACGGCCTAGGGGAAGCGCTTTTTCAGTAGACTCTCTAGTTTTCTGATGCCCGTTTGGGAACTGCCATCGGCATTTCTGTCCGCACTGCCCGTGAAGCTGCCCACGCTGAAGATGAAGGCTCTTTTGGGCGTGGAAGTGGAAGCCGTAGTTGTCGTAGTGGCTGAAGATTCAGTTACTCCTGTCGAGGTTTCGCCTTCATCAATGGTTCCTGAGGTTACAGCAGGCACTTCCGTGGCCTCGTCATCGCCCGTTGTTGCCTCAATCAAACCACTAACTGCCGCCGCCGAAGCCGTGTGCTTGAAAAGATCGATCAACTGCAGCTGATCCACTCGCTTCACAGCCTTCATGTCCAGTATTTTTTGATATTCCGCTATGGTGATGTCGGGCAGCAGTTTCAGGACCTGCTGGGTAAAGTGCGCCGGCGGCTGCACAGGCGTCATCACCACTTTAATGATCATCTCCGCACGCGTCATGTCCTTGACCACAACTTTGGTGTAGCTGGTGGGTGCCTTGCGATTCACACTCGATCCCACCGAAGGCAACTCCAAAAGGGCCGTCTTCAGCGAATGGGTGTCTAAAAGAAGCTGTTCGCAGCCCAGCACATTATTGGATCCATCCGAAAGGGTTAATTTGCAGCGGTACAGCACATTAATGAACTTTGGTATGAAGGCAGCCACAAAGCGATGGCAGAATTGGGTAAAGTATTTCCGTGAACTGGCCAGAGTGTCTCTGATGGTAGGCACTGTCTGCTTGAAATTCCCGCAGAGGCTGCTTATAAAAGCACTCTGATCGCCCACATTGTTGATGTGCTGCCACTGCACTTTGGACATTGCCTGCAACGAGGCTTCGCAACCTGCCTCCAAATCCTGAACCAAAAGCTGTATGCAATTGGAGATGATGCTGAGAGGGTGATTAgagaattaatatttatattacttttttgTATGTGTGTAAATCAcatcgaaaatatttttgattcgAATGTCTCAAATCGCGAATTTTTTAGAACAAGGGCatactaatttgtttttaaatttttgcttattctaataaactaaaaactctTTAGTACACAGCTCTTCTCtgttaataaagtttaaagtttgaaCTCTATGAAGCACAGGTCAGTTATAGAAACTTTTCATGAGCTGATCTGATTTCTAATGAATCAAGTAGATCATGTTATGAGCTGAGATTCATAGGAGGCTGAACCTCATGAAAAACATTGATATTATATATCGAATGGCTCATGAAACCAAATGGAACTATGACTTCAATCATGCAGCGGCCTTTATAGACCTTTCTTAAGCATTTCTGTTCAACTCACCGATGAAACACATCCTTCTCCTCGCTCATGTCAATCTTGCTGACATAACCGGAAGTCACCTTCTCTTTAAGCTTATCCTCCAGTTGCTGGACGGTCTCCAGACAGTATTCACCGGTGGTCAGCACGCAGCAGATGCGCACCAGATCATCCCTTGAGAAGCGCTGCGTGTCGCCTTCTTTCAGAAAGTTGTGGAACACTTGTCCAGCAGCAGTTGACAAATTCTGCATGTCGCGTGTGAGCAAGGAGACACTTTTGCCTATAGAGCTGCCAGTGGTGGCGGGCACCAGCTTAGGTGTGCTGCCTTCCAAAACCTTGGAGGCATATTCCCTTAAATACTTCTTGAAAACCAAAGCGAGATCGTACATGGGCTGTTCGTTGCTCAACTGATTGCACTGCACCATGCACTTCTTGTAGAAAACGAAAAGATCTCCTGAGCTGGGATAAACAGTGGTCTTGGCCTCGGCGAACTTGTAGGGTTCCCGTGACATCTCCACGAACTTGTCCATGAGCTCTGCCAGATTGCGATCGATGCTGCGTATGTAGATGTCCAAGTGCGACTTGAAACATTGCCCGATTTGGTCGTGAAAGACGGTCGGGCCCACAGGAGCATCCGAAGCCGATGGCTGCTCTGTTGTGAGCACTCGCGCCTGCTCAGCAGGTTTTGCTCCCAAAGTGACTCCCGTGAAGCGCTTCGAAAGCAGTTGCTCAAAAGCCTGCGTTTTGTTGATGGCAAACAAAAGGAGTCGCACATCGATCTCGTTGGTGCGCTTGGACATGATCTGTGCCAGCTGCTCGCGCGTCTGCCGGCAAAACTCCACTGTTATCCGTTCGGAAACCTCCCAGTCCAAGGGAAACACTGGTCCATATTTATCCTCAAAGTCCAGAAGATGCCTCTTAAGCCAGGCATAGCGTTTGTCGATCTTGTCCAGCCATGCAATGTCCTGGTTCTCGTGGAAAAGGTGTGTGTACTCCTCCAACTGCTGGGCAATGAACCACTTGAGCAGCTCCTTTTTCACTTTAGGATCCAGCACGGACATCACCTTGCAGGCATCGGCCAGTTGATTGAGTCCCAAACGGTGTTGGTTTTGCGCCGCGGGCTTGGCGGCAAAGGCCTCCTTGAAGTCCTCCGTGATTTGCTGCGCCAGAGTCACTTGTATTTTGTCCACGCTCTGCGAGAGATtctaaaaagataaaaaagttattttagtAGTTGAAgctaaagatttttttaaacaaaaactaccACTATTTTAAAcgattattataaaataataatttaattgaatttacgTCTTATGAGTGAGCGTAATACAAATCCtagccgatcggacgtctatatcctatagttTTCATAGGAGCAATCGGTCAAAATTGTTAAACTTGAGTATAAATTGTTCAAAACGATATTTTCCTTGcagttttgatcaaaatcgaATGACTATTAACCATACAATACTATGCCTATTATTCTGGCCGtgtaaaatatacatttttgaagctttccaaaagcaatttgtttatgtctggACTAATCATGTCTTGCCGAGCGGACTGTTATATCCTATAGCTATAGGAACATTAGGGAAAATATTGATAAACTGAaatcttttcgaaaaattatGCTTATAGCTGTCGGTTTTTGTCTAATATAATGGTTTTAGATCATTTCATTTCCGTGCCTAGAAGGCAAGATGGagtattttaagtaaaaactAAGCCACCTTGATTTCCTCGATGTCGGAGAACTGCTGGAAGTGCTGGTTAACCTCGGTGATGGCCTGCAGGGGATTGAGGATCTCGCCGTAGGACCTGCGCTCTATGAGCTTATTGAGGCTGTCGATGCCACCGACCAGCATGTGCAGGTGATTCAGCGTGGTAATGGCAGCGGTGAGATTCCGCTTGGCGCAATCCAGCTGCTTGAATGTCCCGGGTGATCTCCTTGACCATCTCCTCGGTGCGCTCCGCCCGCGTCTTCACGTCGATGATGTGGCTGAACAGGGAGCTGATCACCTTCTGGGCCTCACAAAGTGCCAGCTGGCCATCCTGACCGGTGTTCGTCTGGCCACGGACCACGGATCGGATGTTGTCATCGATGAGCGACACCTCGCACTGCATCTTCTGGATGGTCTCGTCAATCCCGGCCAGCGATTGCTCGTTGGGAAACAACTGGTTGATGTAGTCCACGGTATTAAAGTCTGGCGCATCCATGGGATCATCCGTTTTGAGAACCTTTTTTGGGGCGATTTTTATTGGTTTGGGGTGCTCCATTTTGCATATGTTCACGAGACCTACCTTGTCGATGACCTGCTTCACCTCCTTGGAGAAGTGGATCTTATTGTTGGCCACCATCCTCTCCTCCGACTCAACAGCTACCGCAGCGTCGCTCATTTTACCTAAATCCCTTTAAGatgtataaaaacaatttgttatttgtttttttcttcgtGGAGCAACCAGGGATGCAGAGTGCCAAAACTTTTATCGATAACGGATTACAACTGGTAAGTATTGAATTGTAAGTCGATAGAGCTAGTTATCGGCATTCAAATTGccttattattataaaatacctggacttattgatttataaattaaaagcttaatgATGTAATTTTATGCAACTTTCTTTGATATAATATCAATCCGTAAATTTCTAAACATTTTAGGacaaaattagttaaattactCCTTATTTCTTTCACCGTAGCAGGAAATGAAAATCTTCAGCACTTTGCTTACATATCTATTTATCTCAAAACAGTTCTACAATGATTTTCAATAATCTAGAAGGTTCAATCACTGCGAAAACAGCGAGTTACTATTGGGACCGGAACTAGACCCCGCCATGGAGGCACTCAGCATGGAGGTGTCCCTCTGTGAGGCTGTAGCAGTTCTCTGATAGCGAGCTATGTGGTCCAGGGAATAGGGCAGGATGGGCCGAACACTATGAATCTCCAGGAGCGTCAAATTATCCAGTTTTGCATAGGTGCCTTCACCTTTAATAAATGCATCTATCGAAGTGCGCAGTTTGGATTCCCTTATGTCAAAGATGTCCTTAATCACAGTGCGCAACTCCTCGCAACGTGGAACATCATCCGGTGCCGTGCTCATGACCAACTGGGCCACCACCATATAATGCTCGCACGGCATTTTTGTAAAGAATCTATTGGGTAACTAAACtgttaaatatgttttataagATCCACCTTCAAACATACTTTGAACgcttctcctcctccttgaTTTCCTCCAATATATCCATATCCATCCATTCTGGCGGCACAATCCGGCACTTTTGTTGCTTGCGCAGATGCGTGGCCATCCACAAGGGCACAAAGACGGGAAAACCGGCTCGAAAAGGACCCACAGATCCGTAGATAAGATGCAGGGGTTCGTTGGAGAAGTTTGGAATAATGCTGATCATGCACTTTTCGccaataaattcaataattgaggGATCCATTTCTGGGCAaagcaaaacataaacaaataaggGAGTGAACGGTCACACTCGAGATTAGCGATGGCACCTCCATGCTATCGATCTTTGCAGAGATTTTAACAGTCTGGCAGCCATGCCATTTTGTCGACCGTTAAAAacggttttatttttctcaagCAATCTGCTTGCATCACAAAGCTTTTTCTGCGTCAGTTTAATCACGTCAAACGGCTTAATAGCCATAGACCGCAACTACAAATATGCCAACGTAATATAGCGACCTCCACTTGGGTTATCATCTCACTATTCCTAATCGCCGACCGGATCGGTTTGAATTGGATTGAATGCACCGATGCAACTAATGTCCCGCCGGAGCTGACTAATTTGTGCGCCCGATGCGAAACTGTTATTGCAGATTCCGGCTAAGGCACAGCAAGGCAACTATCAAACAACAATAATCACGTAAAACGCCAGCCGTTTGTCGTGATAAGCGCATGAATGCCAAACATGATCAAGCGTTTCAAGTTCAGCCAAGTTTtccatttaataatatatatgttttggCCTGGCCAGGCGTAATCCCTTGCAACACACCACTTAAATGCACTAGATAGTCTGGTCTTATCAGTCATACTATATCTTTTCTGGCTAATAAAACTATTCGCGGTCGCGACAAGGTTAGATTTGCATTTGAAGATCAAGGGATCTGCAGATTTCTCCATCAAATGGAGTGAcgaaaatagaaaattgaaATCTTCTGTGTACATGTCGGTATAGGTTCAGTCTTTTTAAGTCCAGACGAGTAAACAACAGCATCGATTTGTTGACTTATCGCTTTGGGAGACGACATCGATGGGTGGTGGATGGGTGCACCCAGCGAAAAATCatggtaaatccaaatattttcactttgaattaaatatttttggttctGATTTAGACCCGAAGGGTGGTGTGTTTAAATCAAGGTGTGTTACACATTCATTACTATGTTTAAGTATgcaaaaatgtagttttaaattaaaaaaaaattgtaatttacaattttcctATTGGATAAACccattaaatatgttaattatgacattatcatgtttttcatttactgtttaattttactacggggtttttctctgggtgtagtGAATGGGGCGGTGATCTGCGATGGGAGGTTGCCGTGAAATCTTGCCGAGCTGATAATACCAGGCGCGGCCAGTTAATTCTAGAAAACTAGCTGGCAAACTGTGTAAGCTGTGGATCCGAAAGATCATAGGGAAAACCATGACCTCCAACCCCATTTTCAAGGACTTGAGTGTATAGTATGTCCATGTAGCCAGGACAGGAGCAACACTCTCCGTTGAAAAATCAGTAATCGTAAGCGTATCAGCGGGTGAAACTGGAAGCTGGACGATTTTCTGATAAGCCGGACGGAGAGACATCAAACGTGGACTGTGGAACCCAAGAGATTTCACAGGCATTCAATTTTAGCAGAAAAGTGCGACTTGAGCGGCTAGTTGGCTTAGTGCTTGTCTATTTTCGGCAGGGTACGGAGCTGCTGGCTCTCAACTCGCAACGCAGCCAGGAAAACCTCTGATTTCCACCTACGAAATTGCATCTGGAGAGAAGCGATAAGAGGGTTCGAGTCTTCCATCAGcgaatttgaaatttgaaatttgcaatttgaaatttgcaATTTCGGCAACGGAAGAACCACACAGTGATAAGACACATCCGCGAGCATTCGCATCGGTTCTGGCCAAAAATTATGTGCTAAATTCGTTTGTACTCACCCAAAAGCGAAGTTTTTTTATCAAGTCCAAAAGCTACTTCAAGTCCTTAGCTgagtttgcaaataaaaaatatcagAATGCCCGACACGGAGATCATCGTTACCAACGCCGGGGAACCATCCACCAAGGCGAGTCTCATCGTGGTTTCCAATCGGCTGCCATTTGTGCTGATCCGGAATCCCAAAACTGATGAGCTGGAACGCAGAGCCAGGTGAGTGGGTGGGATATTCAAAAGTGTTCAGAAATGTGTatgctaaaaaatataatgtttgCTATTAGGagttcaaataaaaaggtttttgataaaaattattacGTTTACGCTGAGTTTTATAGCTAAAATTGTGACTTATGTAATctttaatatgtttaatacattaaaattgctttaaaaaacaataccTGTTTACTATACATTACATAATCAGAAGAATtgagttcaaaaaaaaatattttcatattttaataatcaGCAAAGAAACCAAAAGTGATCTTTAAACAATTATACAACCCAAAtacctttatttttaaaatgtaaagtagttagaaaaaaattgtagttaaaaaaactaaaagctatcttgtcttaaaaactaaaagcaaaTTTAAGTACTTTTTAGTACTAGCTttagtttcttaaaaaaaaataatcccataatataaatatatatttaatatttaaaaa
This genomic stretch from Drosophila gunungcola strain Sukarami unplaced genomic scaffold, Dgunungcola_SK_2 000001F, whole genome shotgun sequence harbors:
- the LOC128263463 gene encoding LOW QUALITY PROTEIN: vacuolar protein sorting-associated protein 53 homolog (The sequence of the model RefSeq protein was modified relative to this genomic sequence to represent the inferred CDS: deleted 1 base in 1 codon) — encoded protein: MSDAAVAVESEERMVANNKIHFSKEVKQVIDKVLKTDDPMDAPDFNTVDYINQLFPNEQSLAGIDETIQKMQCEVSLIDDNIRSVVRGQTNTGQDGQLALCEAQKVISSLFSHIIDVKTRAERTEEMVKEITRDIKQLDCAKRNLTAAITTLNHLHMLVGGIDSLNKLIERRSYGEILNPLQAITEVNQHFQQFSDIEEIKNLSQSVDKIQVTLAQQITEDFKEAFAAKPAAQNQHRLGLNQLADACKVMSVLDPKVKKELLKWFIAQQLEEYTHLFHENQDIAWLDKIDKRYAWLKRHLLDFEDKYGPVFPLDWEVSERITVEFCRQTREQLAQIMSKRTNEIDVRLLLFAINKTQAFEQLLSKRFTGVTLGAKPAEQARVLTTEQPSASDAPVGPTVFHDQIGQCFKSHLDIYIRSIDRNLAELMDKFVEMSREPYKFAEAKTTVYPSSGDLFVFYKKCMVQCNQLSNEQPMYDLALVFKKYLREYASKVLEGSTPKLVPATTGSSIGKSVSLLTRDMQNLSTAAGQVFHNFLKEGDTQRFSRDDLVRICCVLTTGEYCLETVQQLEDKLKEKVTSGYVSKIDMSEEKDVFHRIISNCIQLLVQDLEAGCEASLQAMSKVQWQHINNVGDQSAFISSLCGNFKQTVPTIRDTLASSRKYFTQFCHRFVAAFIPKFINVLYRCKLTLSDGSNNVLGCEQLLLDTHSLKTALLELPSVGSSVNRKAPTSYTKVVVKDMTRAEMIIKVVMTPVQPPAHFTQQVLKLLPDITIAEYQKILDMKAVKRVDQLQLIDLFKHTASAAAVSGLIEATTGDDEATEVPAVTSGTIDEGETSTGVTESSATTTTTASTSTPKRAFIFSVGSFTGSADRNADGSSQTGIRKLESLLKKRFP
- the LOC128263467 gene encoding probable DNA replication complex GINS protein PSF2; this encodes MDPSIIEFIGEKCMISIIPNFSNEPLHLIYGSVGPFRAGFPVFVPLWMATHLRKQQKCRIVPPEWMDMDILEEIKEEEKRSKFFTKMPCEHYMVVAQLVMSTAPDDVPRCEELRTVIKDIFDIRESKLRTSIDAFIKGEGTYAKLDNLTLLEIHSVRPILPYSLDHIARYQRTATASQRDTSMLSASMAGSSSGPNSNSLFSQ